In Oligoflexus sp., a genomic segment contains:
- a CDS encoding DUF2071 domain-containing protein, with amino-acid sequence MAPRYHQLPCTPTLVFYDGECATCHFVVKFLLRRSQRERFRFIALQSVAGTELEATIRKNLKLDLTSSLIVWKNGELWARAAAVSAIVSELGWPWKFLLLFRLLPLGLCDFFYDLYASRRYKIAGRARDKDICAVLPREQRALFPADLSLASPLFQPRPEVFLSAQWHHLILVNFEVPAHILQEFLPYGVEVDSWNNQTLVSLVGFSFAGTSVKGMTLPWAADFEEVNLRFYVKRRVQEQGAWVERRAVVFVREIVPFTIIAATANLFYGERYRSLTMNHEAHHLENQKKVAYHWADQNGSCSIEAMLNGEPKPLEEGSLAEFITEHYFGYAKKGREASTEYQVEHPR; translated from the coding sequence ATGGCCCCACGCTATCATCAGCTCCCCTGTACGCCGACCCTTGTGTTTTACGACGGTGAATGTGCGACCTGCCATTTCGTGGTGAAGTTTTTACTGCGCCGCTCCCAGCGGGAACGCTTTCGCTTCATTGCCCTGCAAAGCGTTGCGGGTACGGAATTGGAAGCGACTATCCGTAAGAATTTGAAGCTTGATCTCACCAGCAGTCTGATCGTTTGGAAAAATGGAGAACTGTGGGCGCGGGCGGCGGCTGTGTCAGCGATTGTTTCTGAGCTGGGGTGGCCTTGGAAGTTTTTACTTCTGTTCAGGCTCTTGCCGCTTGGGCTTTGTGATTTCTTTTATGATCTTTATGCCTCAAGGCGTTATAAGATTGCGGGCCGGGCGCGGGATAAGGACATTTGCGCAGTTTTGCCTCGCGAGCAGCGGGCTTTGTTTCCTGCTGACTTATCTCTGGCGAGTCCTCTGTTTCAACCCAGACCTGAGGTGTTTCTGTCTGCACAGTGGCATCACCTGATTTTGGTAAACTTCGAAGTTCCGGCCCATATTCTTCAGGAGTTTCTGCCTTACGGCGTGGAAGTCGATAGCTGGAACAATCAAACGCTGGTGTCCCTCGTTGGATTTTCCTTTGCCGGCACAAGCGTCAAAGGCATGACGCTCCCCTGGGCTGCGGACTTTGAAGAAGTGAACCTTCGCTTCTATGTGAAGCGGCGCGTTCAGGAGCAGGGAGCCTGGGTGGAGCGCCGGGCTGTGGTTTTCGTACGGGAAATCGTGCCTTTCACGATCATCGCGGCAACTGCGAACCTTTTCTATGGCGAGCGCTACCGCAGTCTCACCATGAATCATGAAGCTCATCATCTCGAAAATCAAAAGAAGGTTGCCTACCATTGGGCCGATCAGAATGGGTCATGCTCTATCGAAGCCATGCTGAACGGTGAACCTAAACCTTTGGAGGAAGGCTCACTCGCTGAATTCATCACCGAACATTACTTTGGTTACGCAAAGAAAGGGCGGGAGGCATCCACGGAATACCAGGTGGAACATCCCCGCTGA
- a CDS encoding FAD-dependent oxidoreductase, whose translation MTTFRKGQMPAFSIFFCLIVLMAFSHSWASQARPVVNDITRLNPIQVDIKRAVRNPKGPISIGGGRFSMGGQTATDNALQIDMRTFNRILKLDPEKRTITVQAGIRWRDIQEEIDKHNLAIRIMQTYSNFTVGGSLSVNAHGRYIGEGPLVRSVDSIKIVRADSNEVTASPTVNTCTTGISIHPRMMRSGLKPGSERTSR comes from the coding sequence ATGACCACGTTCCGTAAGGGCCAGATGCCAGCCTTCTCCATTTTTTTCTGCCTCATCGTCCTAATGGCCTTTTCCCACAGCTGGGCGAGTCAGGCTCGTCCTGTGGTGAATGACATCACAAGACTGAATCCCATCCAGGTGGATATCAAACGTGCCGTTCGAAATCCCAAAGGTCCGATATCCATTGGTGGAGGCCGCTTCAGTATGGGCGGTCAGACAGCAACGGACAACGCCCTGCAGATCGATATGCGGACATTCAACAGGATTCTCAAGCTCGATCCGGAAAAACGCACGATCACAGTTCAGGCCGGCATTCGCTGGCGCGACATACAGGAAGAAATCGACAAGCACAATCTCGCCATTCGGATCATGCAAACCTATTCCAACTTCACCGTCGGCGGCTCGCTGAGCGTCAATGCCCATGGGCGGTATATCGGCGAGGGACCGCTGGTTCGTTCGGTGGACTCCATTAAAATCGTACGGGCGGATAGTAATGAGGTGACGGCCTCGCCGACCGTGAATACCTGCACAACGGGGATCTCTATCCACCCGCGTATGATGAGGTCGGGCTTGAAACCTGGGTCAGAACGGACAAGCCGCTGA
- the purF gene encoding amidophosphoribosyltransferase: MAGFREECGVVGVMGDPEAAKLIYLGLYALQHRGQEAAGIVTMDGRGEFNGHKAFGLVGDGFTKDILTKLDGNNGIGHNRYSTSGGSRMVQNIQPFSFKTQLGPVSIAHNGNLTNADQLRQELEAQGSIFQSTSDTEVFMHLIARSEKDQLLDRIVEAMKKVKGAYSLVLLTKDRLFALRDPYGFRPLVMGRRGSAVVVASETCALELIDADIEREIAPGEIVEIFPDGFAKSYFPIQSPRKAFCSFEPIYFARPDSQIFGEEIYNLRKKMGAILAREAHVEADVVIAVPDSGVPMALGYAAEAGLPMELGLVRNHYVGRTFIEPSQSIRDFGVKLKLNPVGSSLRDKRVIVVDDSLVRGTTSVKILRMIRKAGAKEIHMRLGSPPITHSCYFGVDTPERSQLLAAQRNIEEIRDFIGADTLAFLSTKGLREALGSNNCNNYCYGCFNGDYPEDPCRPIPPQPTDKTGGPGLKAGF, translated from the coding sequence ATGGCAGGCTTTCGTGAAGAATGCGGTGTCGTCGGTGTGATGGGCGATCCCGAGGCTGCGAAGCTGATTTATCTGGGGCTTTACGCTCTGCAGCATCGCGGACAGGAAGCAGCGGGTATCGTGACCATGGATGGGCGCGGTGAATTCAATGGCCACAAGGCTTTTGGCCTTGTTGGCGATGGCTTTACCAAAGACATCCTCACCAAACTCGATGGCAATAACGGCATTGGTCACAACCGCTATTCGACCAGCGGCGGCAGTCGCATGGTGCAGAATATTCAGCCTTTCTCGTTCAAGACCCAGCTCGGCCCGGTGTCGATTGCCCACAACGGCAACCTCACCAACGCTGATCAGCTGCGACAGGAACTGGAGGCTCAGGGCAGTATCTTTCAATCGACTTCGGATACCGAAGTCTTCATGCATCTGATCGCCCGCAGCGAAAAGGATCAGCTCCTGGATCGTATTGTCGAGGCGATGAAGAAAGTAAAAGGGGCTTACTCCCTTGTGCTTTTGACCAAGGATCGGCTCTTCGCTTTGCGTGACCCTTATGGATTCCGGCCTCTCGTCATGGGCCGTCGCGGATCCGCCGTGGTCGTAGCCAGCGAAACCTGTGCTTTGGAACTCATTGATGCCGATATTGAACGTGAGATTGCGCCGGGTGAAATTGTTGAGATTTTCCCGGATGGTTTTGCCAAATCCTATTTTCCAATCCAGAGTCCGCGGAAGGCCTTCTGTTCGTTTGAGCCCATTTACTTTGCGCGACCCGATTCGCAGATCTTTGGTGAAGAGATCTATAATCTTCGCAAAAAAATGGGAGCCATCCTCGCGCGTGAAGCTCATGTCGAGGCGGACGTCGTCATAGCCGTCCCCGATTCGGGCGTGCCGATGGCGCTGGGTTACGCTGCGGAAGCCGGCCTGCCGATGGAGCTGGGACTGGTGCGGAATCACTACGTGGGCCGTACCTTCATCGAGCCTTCGCAGTCGATTCGTGACTTTGGTGTGAAGCTGAAGCTGAATCCGGTCGGGTCTTCGCTGCGGGATAAGCGCGTGATCGTGGTCGATGACAGTCTCGTGCGCGGGACAACGTCGGTGAAGATCCTGCGCATGATCCGTAAAGCGGGAGCGAAGGAGATTCACATGCGTCTGGGTTCACCGCCGATCACGCACTCCTGTTATTTCGGTGTGGATACGCCGGAGCGCAGTCAGCTTCTGGCGGCCCAGCGCAATATCGAAGAGATTCGTGACTTCATTGGAGCTGATACGCTCGCGTTTTTGAGCACCAAGGGTCTGCGTGAAGCGCTCGGATCGAACAACTGCAACAATTATTGCTACGGTTGCTTCAACGGTGACTATCCCGAGGATCCCTGTCGTCCGATTCCCCCTCAGCCGACCGATAAAACCGGTGGCCCAGGACTCAAAGCCGGGTTTTGA
- a CDS encoding DUF5522 domain-containing protein translates to MPDNPPSKLVEGVDYTIDPITGYMIFTAAYHLRRGYCCGSGCRNCPYRPEEQKQGGPSDD, encoded by the coding sequence TTGCCTGATAATCCTCCAAGCAAACTCGTGGAAGGGGTCGATTATACGATCGACCCCATCACGGGTTATATGATTTTTACGGCGGCCTATCATCTGCGGCGCGGGTACTGCTGCGGCAGCGGCTGTCGGAATTGTCCTTACCGGCCTGAAGAGCAAAAGCAGGGCGGGCCCTCCGATGATTGA
- the purQ gene encoding phosphoribosylformylglycinamidine synthase subunit PurQ, whose translation MTRVSKLGQPRIGLIQFPGSNCDADCVDAFKRLFDIDIQLVWHEAHELPALDGVILPGGFSYGDYLRGGALASCSPIMGAVKTFAGKGGPIIGICNGFQVLTESQLLPGTLLKNASQTFICQYAYLKVAAGNSGYHQRLQGNLYKVPIAHGEGRFFVPADQLKALQDKGQILFQYADAEGNVNDSTSPNGAVANIAGIVSENGRILGMMPHPERASDALLGSNDGQPILEAFLATVL comes from the coding sequence ATGACTCGTGTGAGTAAGCTCGGACAACCTCGCATCGGTCTTATCCAATTCCCTGGCTCCAACTGCGACGCAGACTGCGTCGATGCCTTCAAACGTCTCTTCGATATCGACATTCAGCTCGTGTGGCATGAAGCCCACGAGCTTCCTGCTTTGGACGGCGTGATCCTTCCGGGCGGGTTCAGCTATGGCGATTATCTGCGCGGCGGTGCCTTGGCCAGTTGCAGCCCGATCATGGGTGCGGTGAAGACCTTTGCCGGCAAAGGCGGACCGATCATTGGAATCTGTAACGGATTCCAGGTCCTGACAGAATCTCAACTCCTGCCTGGCACTCTTTTGAAGAACGCCAGCCAGACTTTCATTTGCCAGTATGCATACCTGAAAGTGGCTGCTGGAAACAGCGGCTATCACCAGCGTCTGCAGGGCAATCTCTATAAGGTGCCCATCGCTCATGGCGAGGGTCGCTTCTTCGTTCCCGCGGATCAGCTGAAAGCGCTGCAGGACAAGGGTCAGATCCTTTTCCAATACGCCGATGCTGAAGGTAACGTGAATGATTCCACCTCGCCCAACGGCGCAGTGGCGAATATCGCGGGTATCGTCAGTGAAAACGGCCGCATTCTGGGCATGATGCCGCATCCCGAGCGCGCGTCCGATGCGCTGCTTGGCAGCAACGACGGGCAGCCCATACTCGAAGCCTTCCTGGCGACCGTCCTTTAG
- the purL gene encoding phosphoribosylformylglycinamidine synthase subunit PurL, producing MQKELLQQLAQLSKNPRAQQIAEEGEAFKPLLKKHKINDTEYKTLREIVGRAPTLAELGVFSAMWSEHCSYKSSKVHLRKLPTEGKNVVVGPGENAGVVRLSEKLCAAFKMESHNHPSYIEPYQGAATGVGGILRDVFCMGARPVANLNSLRFGERSHPKTHYLFANVVKGIGDYGNCVGVPTVAGSVSFDKTYNGNILVNAMTVGLIHEDRIFKGFATGQHNLVVYVGSATGRDGIHGASMASDSFSSQASGERSTVQVGDPFAEKLVLEATLEVLEKGLVVGLQDMGAAGLTSSSFEMADRAGNGLYMNLDYVPTRAKNMSAYELLLSESQERMLLCVEPAKWPDLQECLKKWELAYAVIGVVTDTGRMQCVKNGILEVDVPVAPLADSAPRYERPYNLPKRSYSQDSSLRQKLAGIKATDLLVQMIQEDGNKERIYRQYDHHIGTKTILGPEEQGAGLLWIRSDWANPKETHLGLAVSAACNERYCSQDPMLGAAHAVLKCYRSIAATGAEPLAVTDCLNYGNPEDPEIMGQIVAGIDGIGLACRELDTPVVSGNVSLYNQTDGVSIAPTPMIGMIGKHADVRKALPAVLEGAATLYLLKPKASTPVFGGAMVMKVLGLESTTESVPTVSWQQEKEAAGLIRELMNKNQLNAARDVGAGGVLTTLAKMTLASENLGLDVLLKPTPAEAMSTYFGESSGTYILASASALDVTALNRTLQHSEVVELAKAAPGQDIKFDGQIVGRQQLKISSEASLDI from the coding sequence ATGCAGAAAGAACTCCTCCAACAGCTTGCTCAACTCTCGAAGAATCCGCGTGCACAGCAGATCGCGGAAGAGGGTGAGGCGTTCAAACCCCTTCTGAAAAAGCACAAAATCAACGATACCGAATATAAGACCCTGCGTGAAATCGTCGGCCGCGCCCCAACTCTGGCCGAGCTCGGCGTGTTCTCGGCGATGTGGAGCGAGCACTGCTCCTATAAGTCTTCCAAGGTCCACCTCAGAAAACTGCCCACCGAAGGCAAAAACGTGGTGGTTGGACCGGGTGAAAACGCAGGCGTCGTGCGTTTATCGGAAAAACTCTGCGCAGCCTTCAAGATGGAAAGCCATAACCACCCGAGCTACATCGAACCCTATCAGGGCGCGGCGACCGGCGTGGGCGGGATCCTGCGCGACGTCTTCTGCATGGGCGCGCGGCCTGTGGCGAACCTCAACTCGCTTCGCTTCGGCGAAAGGAGTCATCCCAAGACGCATTATCTTTTCGCCAATGTGGTGAAAGGCATCGGCGATTACGGCAACTGCGTGGGTGTCCCGACTGTTGCGGGTTCGGTGTCCTTTGATAAAACTTATAACGGCAACATCCTGGTCAACGCCATGACGGTCGGTCTGATTCATGAAGACCGCATTTTCAAAGGCTTTGCCACAGGTCAGCATAACCTTGTCGTCTACGTCGGCTCCGCCACGGGACGCGATGGCATCCACGGCGCTTCGATGGCGTCGGATAGTTTCTCAAGCCAGGCATCCGGGGAACGTTCGACTGTTCAGGTCGGTGACCCCTTTGCCGAAAAACTGGTTCTGGAAGCGACTCTCGAAGTCCTGGAAAAAGGCCTCGTCGTTGGTCTTCAGGACATGGGCGCCGCGGGCCTCACCTCATCATCTTTCGAGATGGCAGACCGTGCTGGCAACGGCCTTTATATGAACCTCGACTACGTCCCGACACGCGCGAAGAACATGAGCGCCTATGAGCTTTTGCTGTCCGAATCCCAGGAACGCATGCTCCTCTGCGTGGAACCTGCGAAGTGGCCTGATCTTCAGGAATGCCTGAAAAAATGGGAACTCGCTTACGCTGTGATCGGTGTCGTGACGGATACCGGCCGCATGCAGTGCGTGAAGAACGGCATCCTTGAAGTGGATGTGCCCGTCGCGCCTTTGGCCGATAGCGCGCCGCGTTATGAAAGACCTTATAATCTTCCCAAACGCAGCTACAGCCAGGATTCCAGCCTTCGCCAGAAGCTCGCGGGCATCAAAGCCACGGATCTTCTTGTGCAAATGATTCAGGAAGATGGCAACAAGGAGCGGATCTATCGTCAGTACGATCATCATATCGGCACCAAGACCATCCTGGGGCCGGAAGAGCAGGGCGCAGGCCTTCTCTGGATCCGTTCAGACTGGGCGAATCCCAAGGAAACGCACCTGGGTCTGGCTGTGTCAGCGGCCTGTAACGAGCGCTACTGTTCGCAGGATCCGATGCTCGGCGCAGCGCATGCTGTTCTGAAATGCTATCGCTCCATCGCTGCAACCGGAGCCGAACCCTTGGCTGTCACGGACTGTCTGAACTACGGAAACCCTGAGGATCCGGAAATCATGGGCCAGATCGTGGCTGGCATCGACGGTATTGGCCTCGCCTGTCGCGAGCTTGATACCCCGGTCGTCAGCGGTAACGTCAGCCTTTACAACCAGACTGATGGTGTGAGCATTGCTCCCACGCCGATGATCGGTATGATCGGCAAGCATGCGGACGTGCGCAAGGCCTTGCCGGCTGTTCTGGAAGGGGCTGCGACCCTTTACCTTCTGAAGCCCAAAGCGTCCACGCCTGTTTTCGGTGGAGCCATGGTCATGAAGGTGCTTGGTCTTGAGAGCACCACGGAAAGCGTTCCCACTGTGAGCTGGCAGCAGGAAAAAGAGGCTGCGGGACTGATTCGCGAGCTGATGAATAAAAATCAACTCAACGCCGCGCGTGATGTCGGTGCGGGTGGTGTTTTGACAACTCTCGCGAAAATGACTCTTGCTTCCGAAAACCTGGGATTGGATGTATTGTTAAAACCCACTCCCGCAGAAGCGATGTCGACCTATTTTGGCGAAAGCAGCGGGACCTATATTCTGGCCAGTGCATCCGCCTTGGATGTGACTGCGCTCAACAGGACTCTTCAACATTCAGAAGTCGTGGAGCTGGCCAAAGCCGCTCCGGGTCAAGATATCAAGTTTGATGGTCAGATCGTAGGACGTCAGCAGCTGAAGATTTCTTCAGAAGCGTCGCTGGATATTTGA
- a CDS encoding STAS-like domain-containing protein, which translates to MSKKAGRPKGTDLQSVQKTDQVITNKLRQSPGTNPTAFLAEKLGLSRQAVLARLNRLLDSGILRAEGKGKGRIYFVSEALPVEPLVLLPVQELAKLGEDEIFKRHISERIQSLAPHNKGLYSRQQYALTEILNNVIDHSQASQFLVRAYPSENGESVILEVEDNGRGIFDSIKSYFHLQDYWEAIGELAKGKRTTDPTRHAGEGLFFSARMADFFEIEANSLRYQYSSEQDDWSFGASPRQTGSLVRLTTQISNQRVPQDVFEKYTNDYSFDQKSPRLANPYIINLPPGHLPSRSEAKKILAGAEDFTSIVMDFKGVESIGQGFADEVFRVFKTAHPNIEIEVKNASAFVQRMIAHVQRG; encoded by the coding sequence TTGTCAAAAAAAGCCGGTCGGCCCAAGGGAACGGACCTTCAGTCAGTGCAGAAAACCGATCAAGTTATCACAAACAAGCTAAGGCAAAGTCCAGGCACGAACCCGACCGCCTTTCTTGCCGAAAAGCTTGGCCTTTCTCGCCAGGCAGTTCTTGCCCGCCTCAATCGGCTTTTGGATTCGGGCATACTGAGAGCTGAAGGCAAAGGCAAAGGCCGAATCTATTTCGTCTCAGAAGCACTTCCGGTCGAGCCTCTCGTTCTACTGCCTGTTCAAGAACTTGCCAAACTCGGTGAAGATGAAATATTCAAACGTCACATCAGTGAAAGGATACAGTCCCTCGCACCTCATAACAAAGGTCTCTATTCAAGGCAGCAGTATGCCCTGACCGAGATTTTGAACAATGTCATTGATCACTCGCAGGCGAGTCAGTTTCTTGTCCGTGCTTATCCGAGCGAAAACGGAGAAAGTGTAATCCTTGAAGTTGAAGACAACGGCCGCGGAATATTTGACTCCATAAAGTCCTACTTTCATCTCCAGGACTATTGGGAAGCCATCGGTGAGCTGGCAAAAGGTAAAAGGACAACAGACCCGACCCGACATGCAGGAGAAGGCCTTTTCTTCTCGGCGCGCATGGCTGATTTTTTTGAAATTGAAGCTAATTCTTTAAGATATCAATACTCATCAGAGCAGGACGATTGGAGTTTCGGCGCTAGCCCTCGGCAAACCGGAAGCCTCGTGCGACTGACTACGCAAATCAGCAATCAAAGAGTTCCACAGGATGTCTTTGAAAAATACACGAATGACTATAGCTTTGATCAAAAATCACCCAGGCTTGCAAATCCCTATATAATAAACCTTCCCCCAGGACATCTACCCTCCCGGTCGGAAGCGAAAAAGATCCTGGCTGGAGCAGAAGACTTTACCAGCATAGTCATGGATTTTAAGGGGGTGGAGTCGATAGGTCAGGGATTTGCGGACGAGGTCTTCCGTGTTTTCAAGACAGCTCATCCCAATATTGAGATCGAGGTGAAAAATGCATCAGCGTTCGTACAGCGAATGATCGCGCATGTACAAAGGGGCTAG